The following coding sequences are from one Dromaius novaehollandiae isolate bDroNov1 chromosome 24, bDroNov1.hap1, whole genome shotgun sequence window:
- the PEX10 gene encoding peroxisome biogenesis factor 10 isoform X1: MPLAPAGPAQLVRCGQKDELYRSGLRSGAGAALHGLAGAKRWLEWKKEIELLSDIAYFSLTTLSGYQTLGEEYVNVVQVDSTKKRVPSFLRRAILISLHTVVPYCLEKGLLHLEHELQIEADGSRTQQSNPARSLLDRTSVRNWIQKQVGKLPEQQKKTVLQIVYVLKQCIPLFRRLHLAIFYINGTFYHLSKRITGITYLYFGGLQREDQSIRSSYKFLGITSLFHLLLTIGVQIYSFKQKQRARQEWKLHRSLAHQKNVTEEKTTGRRSRCTLCLEERRRATATPCGHLFCWECITEWCNTKAECPLCREKFHPQKLIYLRHYQQ; the protein is encoded by the exons ATGCCGCTGGCGCCCGCCGGCCCGGCGCAGCTGGTGCGCTGCGGGCAGAAGGACGAGCTGTACCGGAGCGGGttgcggagcggggccggcgccgcgctgcACGGGCTCGCGG GTGCTAAGAGGTGGCTGGAATGGAAAAAAGAGATTGAACTGCTTTCTGATATAGCCTACTTCAGCCTCACCACTTTGTCAG GTTATCAGACTCTGGGTGAAGAGTACGTTAACGTTGTTCAAGTTGACTCAACCAAGAAAAGGGTGCCTTCTTTTCTTCGACGGGCCATCTTGATTTCTCTTCATACTGTAGTACCCTATTGCTTAGAAAAGGGATTACTGCATCTGGAACATGAGTTGCAGATAGAAGCTGATGGGTCTAGAACCCAGCAGAGCAACCCAGCACGCAGCTTATTGGATAGGACTTCAGTACGAAACTGGATACAGAAACAAGTTGGGAAACTgccagaacagcagaagaaaacagtctTACAAATTGTGTATGTTCTTAAACAATGCATTCCTTTGTTTCGTCGACTGCATCTGGCAATATTCTATATAAATGGCACTTTTTATCACCTGTCTAAAAGGATCACAGGAATCACATAT CTGTATTTTGGAGGATTGCAAAGAGAAGATCAGAGCATTCGATCAAGTTACAAGTTTCTTGGAATAACTTCACTCTTTCATCTTCTTCTAACAATTGGTGTTCAGATATACAGCTTCAAACAGAAGCAGAGAGCAAGGCAGGAATGGAAACTGCACCGCAGTCTAGCTCATCAGAA AAATGTGACCGAGGAAAAGACTACTGGCCGCCGCTCCCGCTGCACTTTGTGTTTGGAAGAACGGAGACGTGCAACAGCCACACCGTGTGGCCACCTGTTCTGCTGGGAATGCATCACAGAGTGGTGTAATACCAAA gcAGAATGTCCACTGTGCAGAGAGAAGTTTCATCCTCAGAAACTCATCTACCTACGTCACTATCAACAGTAA
- the PEX10 gene encoding peroxisome biogenesis factor 10 isoform X2 produces the protein MRLLTFFNVTVGYQTLGEEYVNVVQVDSTKKRVPSFLRRAILISLHTVVPYCLEKGLLHLEHELQIEADGSRTQQSNPARSLLDRTSVRNWIQKQVGKLPEQQKKTVLQIVYVLKQCIPLFRRLHLAIFYINGTFYHLSKRITGITYLYFGGLQREDQSIRSSYKFLGITSLFHLLLTIGVQIYSFKQKQRARQEWKLHRSLAHQKNVTEEKTTGRRSRCTLCLEERRRATATPCGHLFCWECITEWCNTKAECPLCREKFHPQKLIYLRHYQQ, from the exons ATGCGTTTGCTGACTTTCTTCAATGTAACAGTTG GTTATCAGACTCTGGGTGAAGAGTACGTTAACGTTGTTCAAGTTGACTCAACCAAGAAAAGGGTGCCTTCTTTTCTTCGACGGGCCATCTTGATTTCTCTTCATACTGTAGTACCCTATTGCTTAGAAAAGGGATTACTGCATCTGGAACATGAGTTGCAGATAGAAGCTGATGGGTCTAGAACCCAGCAGAGCAACCCAGCACGCAGCTTATTGGATAGGACTTCAGTACGAAACTGGATACAGAAACAAGTTGGGAAACTgccagaacagcagaagaaaacagtctTACAAATTGTGTATGTTCTTAAACAATGCATTCCTTTGTTTCGTCGACTGCATCTGGCAATATTCTATATAAATGGCACTTTTTATCACCTGTCTAAAAGGATCACAGGAATCACATAT CTGTATTTTGGAGGATTGCAAAGAGAAGATCAGAGCATTCGATCAAGTTACAAGTTTCTTGGAATAACTTCACTCTTTCATCTTCTTCTAACAATTGGTGTTCAGATATACAGCTTCAAACAGAAGCAGAGAGCAAGGCAGGAATGGAAACTGCACCGCAGTCTAGCTCATCAGAA AAATGTGACCGAGGAAAAGACTACTGGCCGCCGCTCCCGCTGCACTTTGTGTTTGGAAGAACGGAGACGTGCAACAGCCACACCGTGTGGCCACCTGTTCTGCTGGGAATGCATCACAGAGTGGTGTAATACCAAA gcAGAATGTCCACTGTGCAGAGAGAAGTTTCATCCTCAGAAACTCATCTACCTACGTCACTATCAACAGTAA